The following are encoded together in the Pectobacterium wasabiae CFBP 3304 genome:
- a CDS encoding MurR/RpiR family transcriptional regulator — MNMLEKIQSHLDLLSKSERKVAEAILSTPQTAIHSSIATLAKMADVSEPTVNRFCRRLETKGFPDFKLHLAQSLANGTPYVNRNVEEDDSVDAYTSKIFESAMAGLEQVKSSLDVAAVNRAVDLLTQAKKISFFGLGASAAVAHDAMNKFFRFNIPVVYFDDIVMQRMSCMNSSDGDVVVLISHTGRTKSLVEMAQLARENDATVIAITSDGTPLAREASLALRLDVPEDTDVYMPMVSRIAQLTLIDVLATGFTLRRGEKFRDNLKRVKEALRESRFDKDERLINPFR; from the coding sequence ATGAATATGCTGGAAAAAATCCAAAGCCATCTAGATCTCTTAAGCAAATCAGAAAGAAAAGTGGCTGAAGCGATCCTGAGCACTCCGCAGACGGCTATTCACTCCAGCATCGCAACCCTAGCCAAAATGGCCGATGTCAGCGAGCCAACGGTCAATCGTTTCTGCCGCCGCCTTGAAACTAAGGGTTTTCCCGATTTTAAACTACATCTGGCGCAAAGTCTGGCAAACGGAACACCGTATGTGAACCGTAACGTTGAAGAAGATGACAGCGTTGACGCCTACACCAGTAAAATATTTGAATCCGCGATGGCAGGCTTAGAGCAGGTGAAATCCAGTCTGGATGTCGCTGCCGTCAACCGCGCCGTAGATTTGCTCACGCAGGCGAAGAAAATTTCCTTTTTTGGCCTGGGTGCCTCCGCCGCTGTCGCACACGATGCGATGAACAAATTTTTCCGCTTTAATATCCCCGTCGTTTATTTCGATGACATCGTGATGCAGCGCATGAGCTGCATGAATTCCAGCGACGGCGACGTCGTGGTATTGATCTCTCATACTGGCAGAACCAAAAGTCTGGTCGAAATGGCGCAGTTGGCACGCGAAAACGACGCGACCGTAATTGCCATCACTTCAGATGGCACGCCGCTGGCGCGTGAAGCCTCGTTAGCGCTGCGGCTTGACGTGCCTGAAGATACTGATGTTTATATGCCGATGGTGTCCCGCATCGCTCAGTTAACACTGATCGACGTGCTGGCGACGGGGTTTACTTTACGCCGCGGAGAAAAATTTCGTGATAACCTGAAACGGGTCAAAGAGGCCTTGCGCGAGTCGCGCTTTGATAAAGACGAACGGTTGATTAATCCCTTCAGGTGA
- the lpxM gene encoding lauroyl-Kdo(2)-lipid IV(A) myristoyltransferase (LpxM is lauroyl-Kdo(2)-lipid IV(A) myristoyltransferase, an enzyme characterized in Escherichia coli and involved in biosynthesis of the form of lipid A found in that species and some closely related species.), with product MEKEKKSNAEFIPQLQRAFFHPRYWGVWLGVGVMALAAYIPARLRNPVLGGLGRFVGRISKGARRRARINLLYCMPELTEAQRETIIDDMFATAPQSMIMMVEVGIRNPKTIEKYVRWHGEDILERIKAQEKNVIFLVPHGWGVDIPAMLLTSRGQRMAAMFHNQKNELVDYWWNRLRRRFGGRIHARNDGIKPFISSVRSGCWGYYLPDQDHGPEHSEFVDFFATYKATLPAVGRLMKVCRADIVPLFPVYNAKDGCLDVYIRPPMVDLAEADDAYIARRMNEEVEILVRPNPEQYTWILKLLKTRKPGEIEPYCRDDLYRDKK from the coding sequence ATGGAAAAAGAAAAAAAATCGAACGCTGAATTTATTCCCCAGTTACAACGCGCCTTCTTTCATCCGCGCTATTGGGGCGTTTGGTTAGGTGTTGGTGTGATGGCACTTGCGGCTTATATTCCCGCACGGTTAAGAAATCCGGTGCTGGGCGGGTTAGGGCGTTTTGTCGGGAGAATATCAAAAGGGGCCCGCCGCCGTGCTCGCATCAATCTGCTGTATTGCATGCCGGAGTTAACGGAAGCACAGCGTGAAACCATTATTGATGACATGTTTGCGACGGCACCTCAGTCGATGATCATGATGGTGGAAGTCGGGATCCGTAACCCGAAGACAATCGAGAAGTATGTGCGCTGGCACGGTGAAGACATTCTGGAGCGCATCAAAGCGCAAGAGAAGAACGTGATCTTTCTGGTTCCGCATGGGTGGGGCGTTGATATTCCGGCGATGCTGCTGACCTCTCGCGGACAGCGTATGGCGGCGATGTTCCACAATCAGAAGAATGAACTGGTAGATTATTGGTGGAATCGGTTACGTCGTCGCTTTGGTGGGCGCATCCATGCTCGCAATGACGGTATTAAACCGTTTATCAGCTCCGTGCGCTCCGGGTGCTGGGGATATTACTTACCCGATCAAGATCACGGCCCTGAACACAGCGAATTCGTCGATTTCTTTGCGACCTACAAAGCTACGCTGCCTGCTGTTGGGCGACTGATGAAAGTGTGCCGTGCTGATATCGTGCCGCTGTTCCCGGTATATAACGCCAAAGATGGCTGTCTGGATGTGTATATTCGCCCGCCGATGGTTGATTTGGCGGAAGCGGATGATGCCTACATTGCAAGGCGCATGAATGAGGAAGTGGAAATCCTGGTCAGGCCGAACCCTGAGCAGTACACCTGGATCCTGAAGTTGCTAAAAACTCGCAAGCCGGGAGAAATTGAACCGTATTGCCGGGATGATTTGTACCGAGACAAGAAGTGA
- the znuA gene encoding zinc ABC transporter substrate-binding protein ZnuA, with translation MQQSIQQKKWLKSVFVASALLAGGMSISAASAAVITSIRPLGFIASAIADGVTPTEILLPDGASPHDYALRPSDVQRLQSADLVIWVGPEMEAFLGKPLAKISSTKQIALSALPGIKSELEKEAGHDHEDNHEQAHDEHEKGHEHSHAAHDDGDDGHHHGEYNMHIWLSPEMTKQAAIAIHAKLLELMPQNKDKLDANLLYFTDKIAQADEKIVKMLAPVQGRGYFVFHDAYGYFEKHYGLSPLGYFTVNPEIQPGAQRLHQIRTQLVEHKAVCVFAEPQFRPAVINAVAKGTDVRSGVLDPLGSNIALGRDSYADFLLQLSNQYVSCLEGKL, from the coding sequence ATGCAGCAATCTATTCAGCAAAAAAAATGGTTAAAAAGTGTGTTTGTTGCCAGCGCGCTACTCGCAGGCGGGATGTCAATCAGTGCGGCATCCGCTGCGGTTATTACTTCAATTCGTCCTTTGGGATTCATTGCGTCGGCCATTGCCGATGGCGTGACGCCAACGGAGATTCTGTTACCTGATGGCGCATCGCCCCACGATTATGCCTTGCGTCCGTCTGATGTCCAGCGTTTACAGTCCGCTGACCTGGTGATTTGGGTCGGGCCGGAAATGGAAGCTTTCCTCGGGAAACCGTTAGCGAAAATTTCGTCAACAAAGCAGATTGCGCTTTCCGCGCTGCCCGGCATTAAATCTGAGCTGGAAAAAGAGGCCGGACACGATCATGAAGATAACCATGAGCAGGCACATGATGAGCATGAAAAAGGCCACGAGCACAGCCATGCCGCCCATGATGATGGCGACGATGGTCACCATCATGGAGAATACAATATGCACATTTGGCTCTCACCGGAGATGACCAAACAGGCTGCAATCGCTATTCATGCAAAATTATTGGAACTTATGCCTCAGAATAAGGACAAACTAGACGCGAATCTGCTTTATTTCACGGATAAAATTGCGCAAGCAGATGAAAAAATTGTTAAGATGCTAGCGCCTGTGCAGGGTAGAGGCTATTTCGTGTTTCATGATGCCTATGGTTATTTTGAGAAACACTACGGGTTAAGTCCCTTGGGTTACTTTACGGTAAACCCTGAAATTCAGCCCGGTGCACAGCGTTTACATCAAATACGAACACAGTTGGTTGAGCACAAAGCCGTATGCGTTTTTGCTGAACCACAATTCAGGCCAGCCGTTATTAATGCTGTTGCCAAAGGAACCGACGTGCGCTCGGGTGTGCTCGATCCATTGGGAAGCAATATTGCACTGGGTAGAGATAGTTATGCCGATTTCTTATTGCAGCTATCGAACCAGTATGTGAGCTGTCTGGAGGGAAAATTATGA
- the znuB gene encoding zinc ABC transporter permease subunit ZnuB, protein MIELLFPGWLAGILLAIAAGPLGSFVVWRRMSYFGDTLAHASLLGVAFGLLLNINLFSAVIAVTLILALGLVWLERRPYLAIDTLLGIMAHSALSLGLVVVSLMNNVRVDLMAYLFGDLLSVTTEDLWVISAGVIVVVAVMRWQWRALLSMTISPELAHVDGVKLQRTKLLLMLTTALTIGIAMKFVGALIITSLLIIPAASARRFARTPEQMANIAIIIGMIAVTGGLAFSAGYNTPAGPSVVLCASLLFIASLMKRQSA, encoded by the coding sequence ATGATAGAACTGCTGTTTCCCGGTTGGCTGGCGGGAATTTTGCTGGCTATAGCCGCAGGCCCGCTCGGCTCGTTCGTCGTCTGGCGGCGGATGTCTTATTTCGGCGATACGCTGGCGCACGCCTCCTTGCTCGGCGTCGCATTCGGCCTGCTGCTGAACATCAACCTTTTCTCCGCCGTCATTGCGGTGACGCTTATCCTTGCACTCGGGTTGGTCTGGCTGGAACGGCGTCCCTACCTGGCCATCGATACTTTACTCGGCATCATGGCACATAGCGCGCTCTCGCTTGGATTGGTTGTCGTCAGCCTAATGAACAATGTACGCGTGGACCTGATGGCCTACCTGTTTGGCGATTTACTCTCCGTCACTACAGAGGATCTGTGGGTTATCAGCGCTGGCGTGATCGTCGTTGTCGCTGTCATGCGTTGGCAATGGCGCGCGCTGCTTTCCATGACGATTAGCCCGGAACTGGCACACGTCGATGGAGTGAAACTCCAGCGCACCAAGCTGCTTCTCATGCTGACGACTGCATTAACGATTGGCATCGCCATGAAATTTGTTGGTGCACTGATCATTACGTCACTGCTGATTATTCCCGCCGCCAGCGCCAGACGTTTTGCACGGACGCCAGAGCAAATGGCAAACATTGCCATTATTATTGGCATGATTGCCGTGACAGGCGGGTTGGCCTTCTCGGCTGGCTACAATACGCCCGCTGGACCGTCGGTGGTGCTGTGCGCATCGCTGCTGTTTATTGCCAGCCTGATGAAACGTCAATCCGCCTAG
- a CDS encoding PTS cellobiose transporter subunit IIC, producing MSSLYQSMIAAIEQSITPLAGRLGQQKYVIAIRDGFTAALPFMIIGSFMLVFIFPPFSANTTVGFARAWLDFSITYRDQLMLPFELSMGVMTFFISVGVGASLGRQLQLDSVMSGLLAFMAFLLVAAPYADDKISTEYLSGQGIFTALLTSIYATRVYAALKQHNITIRLPKEVPTGVARSFEILIPVLVIVATLHPLNLFVEAQTGMIIPEAIMHLLAPLVSASDSLPAILLSVLLCQLFWFSGIHGSLIVTGIMNPFWMTNLAVNQAALAAGEVLPHIYLQGFWDHYLLIGGVGSTLPLAFLLLRSRVTHLRTIGRMGVVPSFFNINEPIMFGAPIIMNPMLFIPFVFVPMINAVLAYTATKMGWLAQVVSLTPWTTPAPIGASWAANWSFSPLIMCLLCMVFSALMYLPFLRAYERTLMKTEEQKIQGDLSLTKTVNSH from the coding sequence ATGAGTTCCTTATATCAATCAATGATTGCCGCTATCGAACAATCGATTACCCCGCTGGCTGGGCGTTTAGGGCAACAAAAGTATGTGATCGCTATCCGTGATGGCTTCACCGCCGCGCTCCCCTTTATGATCATCGGCTCGTTTATGTTGGTGTTTATTTTTCCCCCCTTCTCCGCCAATACCACCGTCGGATTTGCGCGTGCCTGGCTGGACTTTTCTATCACCTATCGCGACCAATTGATGCTGCCTTTTGAATTGAGCATGGGCGTGATGACATTTTTCATTTCCGTTGGAGTCGGAGCCAGTCTGGGGCGACAGCTTCAACTCGATTCCGTGATGTCTGGACTGTTAGCCTTTATGGCTTTCCTGCTCGTCGCCGCACCTTACGCCGATGACAAAATTTCCACTGAGTATCTGTCGGGGCAAGGGATCTTCACCGCCTTACTCACATCGATCTACGCTACGCGTGTTTATGCCGCGCTGAAACAGCACAACATTACGATCCGCCTGCCGAAAGAGGTGCCAACGGGAGTCGCCCGCTCATTTGAAATTCTCATTCCCGTGTTAGTGATTGTCGCCACACTGCACCCGCTCAACCTCTTCGTTGAGGCGCAAACGGGCATGATCATTCCCGAAGCCATTATGCACCTGCTGGCACCGCTGGTTTCTGCCTCAGACTCCCTGCCCGCCATTCTGTTGTCCGTGCTGCTGTGTCAGCTTTTCTGGTTTTCGGGTATCCACGGTTCACTGATTGTCACGGGCATCATGAATCCATTCTGGATGACTAACCTAGCCGTGAATCAGGCGGCGCTGGCGGCAGGAGAAGTACTACCACATATCTATCTACAGGGATTTTGGGATCACTATCTGTTAATTGGTGGCGTCGGTTCAACGCTGCCCTTGGCATTTCTACTATTACGCAGCAGGGTCACGCACTTGCGCACCATCGGCAGAATGGGCGTCGTGCCGAGCTTCTTTAACATCAACGAACCGATCATGTTCGGTGCGCCCATCATCATGAACCCGATGCTGTTTATCCCTTTTGTCTTCGTCCCCATGATCAATGCTGTGCTGGCCTACACGGCAACCAAAATGGGCTGGCTGGCACAGGTCGTATCACTCACGCCGTGGACGACACCGGCTCCCATTGGCGCATCGTGGGCCGCAAACTGGAGTTTCAGCCCGCTGATCATGTGTCTGCTATGCATGGTGTTCTCTGCACTGATGTATCTACCGTTCCTGCGCGCCTATGAACGGACGTTGATGAAAACCGAGGAACAAAAAATACAGGGCGATCTGTCGCTGACAAAAACAGTGAACAGTCATTAG
- the znuC gene encoding zinc ABC transporter ATP-binding protein ZnuC, translated as MSTLVSLNNISVTFGSRKVLSDISLTLQAGRILTLLGPNGAGKSTLVRVVLGLLSPTSGSLARDPTLRIGYVPQKLHLDTTLPLTVSRFMQLRPGVKKQDILPALKRVQAAHLLEQPMQKLSGGETQRVLLARALLNQPQLLVLDEPTQGVDVNGQLALYDLINQLRQEFHCGVLMVSHDLHLVMAKTDEVLCLNQHVCCSGTPEVVSLHPEFLAMFGHRGTEQLAIYRHHHNHRHDLQGRIILKRQGGNDA; from the coding sequence ATGTCTACATTGGTATCACTTAATAATATTTCAGTGACATTTGGCAGTAGGAAGGTCCTGTCGGATATCTCCCTTACCTTGCAGGCAGGTCGAATTCTGACGCTGCTGGGGCCGAATGGCGCAGGAAAATCGACGTTAGTACGCGTGGTTTTGGGGCTACTTTCCCCCACCTCCGGCTCGTTGGCACGCGATCCTACGCTGCGTATCGGCTACGTTCCCCAGAAGCTACATCTGGATACCACCCTGCCCTTGACGGTCAGCCGCTTTATGCAGCTACGCCCCGGCGTGAAAAAGCAGGACATCTTACCCGCCCTTAAGCGAGTGCAGGCTGCGCACCTGCTGGAACAACCGATGCAGAAACTCTCCGGTGGAGAAACCCAACGCGTCCTGCTCGCTCGCGCACTGCTCAACCAGCCCCAACTTCTGGTTCTGGATGAACCGACACAGGGTGTCGACGTCAATGGGCAACTGGCGCTATACGACTTGATTAATCAGCTACGGCAGGAATTCCACTGCGGCGTACTGATGGTGTCGCACGATCTGCATTTGGTGATGGCAAAAACCGATGAGGTCCTCTGCCTTAATCAACATGTTTGCTGCTCTGGCACGCCCGAAGTGGTTTCTCTTCATCCCGAATTTTTAGCCATGTTTGGTCACCGTGGCACCGAGCAATTGGCTATTTACCGTCATCATCATAATCATCGCCATGACCTGCAAGGGCGCATCATTCTAAAAAGACAGGGTGGAAACGACGCATGA
- the mepM gene encoding murein DD-endopeptidase MepM, with product MQQIVRTIALAYNSLPRPHRVMLGSLTVVTLAVAVWRPFVYPHVDDAPVIVKDIDLETSQLRTLTPEASEPIDQPSPDDDIPQDELDEDKGADEGSVHEYVVSTGDTLSSILTQYGIDIADVTQLAEQNKDLRNLKIGQQISWALSENGDLQSLTWQMSRRETRIYERVGTDFKERIETLKGEWRNSVLNGRVSGSFVSSAKNAGLTSAEVRDVIKALQWQLDFRKLRKDDTFSVLMSREMLDGKSEQSELVGVRLNTGGKDYYAIRAEDGKFYDREGSGLTRGFMRFPTMKQFRVSSNFNPRRLNPVTGRVAPHKGVDFAMPVGSPVLAVGDGEVVIAKRSGAAGNYVVIRHGRQYTTRFMHLNRILVKPGQKVKRGDRIGLSGNTGRSTGPHLHYELWVNQQAVNPLTAQLPRSEGLAGKDRRDYLAQVKEVVPQLKFD from the coding sequence GTGCAGCAGATAGTCCGAACTATCGCTCTGGCGTATAACAGTTTACCCCGGCCCCATCGCGTCATGCTGGGGTCGCTCACCGTTGTGACATTGGCCGTTGCTGTTTGGCGGCCTTTTGTTTATCCCCACGTCGATGACGCACCGGTCATTGTTAAAGATATCGACCTGGAAACCAGCCAACTGCGTACCCTGACGCCTGAAGCCAGTGAACCGATAGACCAACCCTCGCCCGATGATGACATCCCACAAGATGAGCTTGATGAGGATAAAGGTGCCGATGAAGGCAGCGTACATGAGTACGTGGTCTCAACGGGTGATACCTTAAGCAGCATTTTGACGCAGTACGGCATTGATATTGCTGATGTCACCCAACTGGCGGAACAGAACAAAGATTTGCGGAACCTGAAGATTGGTCAGCAAATATCGTGGGCTCTGAGTGAAAACGGTGACCTGCAAAGCCTGACCTGGCAGATGTCCCGCCGTGAAACGCGCATTTATGAGCGCGTAGGGACGGATTTCAAAGAGCGTATTGAGACGCTGAAAGGCGAATGGCGTAACAGCGTACTGAATGGCCGGGTAAGCGGCAGCTTTGTTAGCAGCGCAAAAAACGCTGGTTTGACGAGTGCTGAAGTGCGTGACGTCATCAAGGCGCTGCAATGGCAACTGGATTTCCGTAAATTACGCAAAGACGATACCTTCTCTGTGCTGATGTCTCGCGAAATGCTTGATGGTAAAAGTGAGCAGAGTGAGTTGGTCGGCGTGCGCCTGAATACCGGTGGCAAAGACTATTACGCCATTCGTGCCGAAGACGGTAAATTCTACGATCGCGAAGGTTCCGGTTTGACACGCGGTTTTATGCGTTTCCCGACCATGAAACAATTCCGTGTTTCCTCCAACTTCAATCCACGTCGCTTGAACCCGGTGACGGGACGTGTCGCACCGCATAAAGGCGTCGATTTTGCTATGCCAGTCGGTTCGCCGGTTTTGGCCGTTGGGGATGGTGAAGTGGTGATTGCGAAACGTAGTGGCGCTGCGGGTAACTATGTCGTGATTCGACATGGTCGTCAGTATACGACTCGCTTTATGCACCTAAATCGCATATTGGTTAAACCGGGGCAGAAAGTGAAGCGTGGCGATCGCATCGGATTATCCGGCAACACCGGTCGCTCCACCGGACCGCATCTGCACTACGAACTCTGGGTTAACCAGCAGGCTGTTAACCCGTTAACGGCTCAACTACCGCGTTCCGAAGGGCTGGCGGGTAAAGATCGTCGTGATTATCTGGCGCAGGTGAAGGAAGTGGTGCCGCAGCTTAAGTTTGATTAA
- a CDS encoding LacI family DNA-binding transcriptional regulator — MSTINDVSRLAGVSKATVSRVLSGSRGVKEASRLAVLKAVDELKYRPNVIAQSLLSQSTGCIGVICAQDNINQTTGYLYALEKHFSRHQKHLLLRFASSRAEVLSVLDELTSGLCDDILIIGARFPLNLTDKNIILIDCMEADTPNSLQFDHAFATETACNYLIRQGRRQIALINPAASSSAEQVLLGYKRALENNFLPFNRNLIFMDASSSSSVALQVLLNNSTTLNFNALLVADEQEARRVIAQLQAFNKSVPKDIMVFSLAGSLDIPGIPAIPAIEYSMDAVAARIVSWLNEKTQDVLGSYVLRGDLIIPDMASRK; from the coding sequence ATGTCTACAATCAACGATGTATCGCGTTTAGCTGGGGTGTCCAAAGCCACAGTCTCTCGGGTGTTGAGTGGTTCACGCGGTGTAAAAGAAGCCAGCCGACTTGCGGTATTAAAGGCGGTTGATGAGCTTAAATATCGGCCAAATGTTATCGCTCAATCGCTGTTAAGCCAGTCAACAGGATGTATCGGCGTCATTTGCGCGCAGGACAACATCAACCAGACGACTGGCTATCTCTATGCGCTGGAAAAACACTTTAGTCGGCATCAAAAGCATCTCCTGTTGCGGTTTGCCAGCAGTCGGGCAGAAGTGTTAAGCGTGCTGGATGAACTGACGAGCGGCTTGTGTGATGATATTTTAATCATCGGCGCGCGCTTTCCGCTGAATCTGACCGATAAGAACATTATTCTGATCGACTGCATGGAGGCTGATACGCCGAACAGCCTGCAATTCGATCATGCTTTTGCCACAGAAACGGCGTGTAATTACCTGATTCGCCAAGGGCGGCGGCAAATCGCGCTGATTAATCCTGCCGCCAGCAGTTCGGCGGAACAGGTGCTGTTAGGGTACAAGCGAGCGCTAGAAAATAACTTTTTGCCGTTTAACCGTAACTTGATTTTTATGGATGCCTCTTCATCGTCGTCGGTCGCGCTGCAAGTGCTGCTCAATAACAGCACGACGCTGAATTTCAATGCATTGCTGGTGGCGGATGAACAGGAAGCCAGGCGTGTCATCGCACAGCTTCAGGCATTTAATAAATCAGTGCCAAAAGACATTATGGTATTCAGTCTTGCCGGTTCTCTCGATATTCCGGGTATTCCAGCGATACCGGCAATTGAATATTCGATGGATGCGGTGGCCGCCAGAATTGTGTCCTGGCTCAATGAAAAAACGCAGGATGTACTGGGTTCGTATGTCTTACGGGGCGATTTAATCATTCCAGATATGGCTAGCCGGAAATAG
- the pyk gene encoding pyruvate kinase: MSRRLRRTKIVTTLGPATDRDNNLEKIISAGANVVRMNFSHGTAEDHQLRANKVREIAAKLGRHVAILGDLQGPKIRVSTFKEGKIFLNIGDKFLLDANLAKGEGDKERVGIDYKGLPSDVVPGDILLLDDGRVQLKVLQVEGLKVYTEVTVGGPLSNNKGINKLGGGLSAEALTEKDKADIITAAKIGVDYLAVSFPRTGEDLNYARRLARDAGCNAKIVSKVERAEAVCSDAAMDDIILASDVVMVARGDLGVEIGDPELVGIQKKLIRRARQLNRAVITATQMMESMITNPMPTRAEVMDVANAVLDGTDAVMLSAETAAGQYPAETVAAMAKVCLGAEKIPSINVSKHRLDVQFDNTEESIAMSSMYAANHLKGVTALIAMTESGRTALMMSRISSGLPIFAMSRHEHTLNLTALYRGVTPVHFDSYTDGVAAANDAVIRLRDKGFLMSGDLVIVTQGDIMGTVGTTNTIRILRVE; encoded by the coding sequence ATGTCCAGACGGCTCAGAAGAACCAAGATTGTCACCACCCTAGGGCCCGCTACCGACCGCGATAATAATCTCGAAAAGATTATCAGTGCGGGCGCTAACGTAGTACGCATGAATTTTTCTCACGGCACAGCAGAAGACCATCAATTACGTGCCAACAAAGTTCGTGAAATTGCGGCAAAATTAGGCCGCCATGTTGCCATTCTTGGCGATCTACAGGGTCCAAAAATCCGCGTTTCTACCTTCAAAGAAGGTAAAATCTTCCTGAATATCGGCGACAAATTCTTATTGGATGCCAATTTAGCCAAAGGCGAAGGCGACAAAGAAAGAGTCGGGATCGATTACAAAGGCTTGCCAAGCGACGTGGTGCCAGGCGATATCCTGCTATTAGATGATGGCCGGGTACAGTTGAAAGTCCTTCAGGTTGAAGGCCTGAAAGTGTATACCGAAGTCACCGTTGGTGGGCCGCTGTCTAACAACAAGGGCATCAACAAACTCGGTGGCGGCTTGTCTGCCGAAGCCCTGACGGAAAAAGATAAAGCCGACATTATTACCGCCGCAAAAATTGGCGTCGACTATCTGGCGGTCTCTTTCCCACGTACCGGTGAAGACCTCAACTACGCACGCCGACTCGCACGTGACGCTGGCTGTAACGCCAAGATCGTATCAAAAGTTGAACGTGCTGAAGCTGTCTGTTCAGATGCCGCAATGGATGACATTATTCTGGCTTCCGACGTGGTGATGGTCGCGAGGGGCGATCTGGGCGTTGAAATCGGCGATCCAGAATTGGTGGGGATTCAGAAGAAGTTGATTCGCCGCGCCCGTCAGTTGAACCGTGCGGTCATTACCGCTACGCAGATGATGGAATCGATGATCACCAACCCGATGCCAACGCGTGCCGAGGTGATGGACGTCGCCAACGCGGTGCTCGATGGCACCGATGCGGTGATGCTGTCAGCAGAAACCGCTGCGGGTCAATATCCGGCTGAAACCGTCGCTGCCATGGCGAAAGTGTGTTTAGGCGCGGAGAAAATTCCAAGCATCAACGTTTCCAAACACCGCCTGGACGTGCAGTTTGATAACACAGAAGAATCCATTGCGATGTCTTCCATGTACGCGGCCAACCACCTGAAAGGGGTTACCGCGCTGATTGCCATGACAGAATCTGGCCGCACTGCGCTGATGATGTCTCGTATCAGTTCCGGTTTGCCAATTTTTGCCATGTCTCGTCATGAGCACACGCTGAACCTGACCGCACTGTATCGCGGCGTCACCCCTGTGCATTTCGATAGCTACACAGATGGCGTTGCCGCGGCCAATGATGCGGTAATCCGGCTGCGTGATAAAGGGTTCCTGATGTCTGGGGATCTGGTCATCGTTACACAAGGCGACATCATGGGCACAGTCGGCACAACCAACACGATTCGTATCCTGCGCGTGGAATAA